The Blastocatellia bacterium genome has a segment encoding these proteins:
- a CDS encoding bifunctional rhamnulose-1-phosphate aldolase/short-chain dehydrogenase: MTREEERFTFVKYLWKDDEAAHLTGVDRLVYRSNRLGEDLRLTNTGGGNTSSKLVERDPLSGASVEVLWVKGSGGDLRTVKRDGFASFYLDKIRAMKPIYLNHPGRGPKTEIEDAMYPMYSHCVFNLNPRAGSIDTPLHTLVPYKHVDHLHPNAVIAIAASVNQERLCKEVYGDEVIYIPWQRPGFDIGLKIEQLIADNPRAKGILLGHHGMSSWSDDDKTCYETALEIIDRAARHIEAHDRGDATFGGQKVQPLAEAERTRVISEIIPFLRGQLSTDKRMVGTVQDDEKMLRFVNSTDAARLAELGTSCPDHFLRTKIKPLFVAWDPEGGDVEKLKAALEEGLVQYRKDYEAYYNRCKRPDSPPMRDPNPTVVLIPGLGMIAWGKNKSESRVTAEFYNCAIEVMRGAEAIDQYEAMDQQEAFDIEYWLLEDAKLRRQPPEKELARQIVVIIGAGSGIGKAAAHRVVKEGAHVVCVDRDEAAAVGTAREIIAQYGEGIGVAGTGISNCGPAIGLACDITDRESVVRMFRDVMLAYGGVDAVVVTAGIFVAPDKSGHIDDSKWALTFAINVTGAYIVTDEAHELFKKQGLTGNIVLTTSANAVVAKKGSLAYDTSKAAANHLVRELAIEMAPLVRVNAVAPATVVKGSTMFPRDRVMASLAKYNIAFSEDETSEALRDKLAAFYAKRSLTQTPIEPEDQAEAIFLLLTERLAKTTGHVIPVDGGLQDGFLR; the protein is encoded by the coding sequence GTGACCAGGGAAGAAGAACGATTTACGTTTGTGAAGTATTTGTGGAAGGACGATGAGGCCGCACACCTGACGGGTGTAGACCGGTTGGTTTATCGCTCAAACAGGCTCGGTGAAGACCTGAGGCTCACGAACACCGGCGGCGGCAACACTTCGTCCAAGTTGGTTGAAAGGGACCCGCTCAGCGGCGCGAGCGTGGAGGTATTGTGGGTCAAAGGGTCGGGCGGCGATTTGCGAACCGTCAAACGCGATGGCTTCGCTTCGTTTTATCTCGACAAGATTCGCGCGATGAAGCCGATCTACCTCAACCACCCTGGGCGCGGCCCAAAGACGGAGATCGAGGACGCGATGTATCCGATGTATAGCCATTGCGTCTTTAACCTGAACCCGCGCGCCGGCTCGATTGACACGCCGCTGCACACGCTCGTCCCTTACAAGCATGTGGATCACCTGCACCCGAACGCCGTCATCGCCATCGCGGCCTCAGTCAATCAGGAGAGGCTCTGCAAAGAGGTTTATGGCGACGAGGTGATTTACATTCCCTGGCAGCGCCCCGGCTTTGACATCGGCTTGAAGATCGAGCAGTTGATCGCCGATAACCCGCGGGCCAAAGGCATCCTGCTCGGTCATCATGGCATGAGCTCCTGGAGCGACGACGACAAGACTTGCTATGAAACGGCGCTGGAAATCATTGACCGCGCGGCGCGCCACATCGAAGCGCATGATCGAGGCGATGCGACGTTTGGCGGGCAGAAGGTCCAGCCGCTAGCGGAGGCCGAACGAACGCGCGTCATTAGCGAGATCATTCCCTTCCTTCGCGGCCAACTCTCTACGGACAAGCGAATGGTCGGCACCGTGCAGGACGATGAGAAGATGCTGCGCTTTGTCAACAGCACAGACGCCGCGCGACTGGCCGAGCTTGGCACCTCGTGTCCCGATCACTTCTTACGCACCAAGATCAAGCCGTTATTCGTCGCCTGGGACCCGGAGGGCGGCGATGTCGAAAAACTGAAAGCGGCGCTCGAAGAAGGGCTGGTTCAATACCGTAAGGACTACGAGGCTTATTACAATCGCTGCAAGCGCCCTGATTCGCCGCCGATGCGCGACCCCAACCCGACCGTCGTCTTGATTCCGGGCCTTGGCATGATCGCCTGGGGCAAGAATAAGAGTGAGTCGCGCGTCACCGCAGAGTTTTATAACTGCGCCATCGAAGTGATGCGCGGCGCAGAGGCCATAGACCAGTACGAGGCGATGGATCAGCAGGAAGCCTTCGACATCGAATACTGGTTGCTGGAAGATGCCAAGCTGCGGCGGCAGCCTCCTGAAAAAGAGCTTGCCCGGCAGATCGTCGTTATCATCGGCGCGGGTTCAGGCATCGGCAAGGCGGCGGCACATCGTGTGGTGAAGGAGGGCGCGCACGTCGTCTGCGTTGACCGCGACGAGGCGGCGGCTGTGGGAACGGCGCGAGAGATCATCGCCCAGTATGGCGAAGGTATCGGCGTCGCCGGCACAGGGATCAGCAACTGTGGCCCTGCCATCGGGCTAGCGTGTGACATCACGGATCGTGAGAGCGTCGTGCGAATGTTCCGTGACGTCATGCTTGCCTATGGCGGTGTGGATGCCGTCGTCGTCACCGCAGGTATCTTTGTCGCGCCAGACAAGTCGGGTCATATTGATGACAGCAAGTGGGCGCTGACGTTTGCCATCAACGTCACAGGCGCTTACATCGTGACCGACGAAGCCCATGAGCTTTTCAAGAAACAGGGGCTGACCGGTAATATCGTGCTCACCACGAGCGCCAACGCGGTCGTGGCGAAGAAAGGCAGCCTCGCCTATGACACCAGCAAGGCAGCGGCCAACCATCTGGTGCGCGAACTGGCTATCGAGATGGCGCCGCTGGTTCGCGTCAACGCCGTCGCGCCGGCCACTGTGGTCAAAGGCAGCACGATGTTCCCGCGCGACCGCGTGATGGCTTCGCTTGCCAAATACAATATCGCTTTCAGCGAAGATGAAACGAGCGAAGCATTGCGCGACAAGCTGGCCGCTTTCTATGCCAAACGCTCGCTGACGCAGACGCCCATTGAGCCCGAAGATCAAGCCGAAGCGATTTTCCTCTTGCTAACTGAACGGCTCGCCAAGACCACAGGGCACGTCATTCCGGTTGATGGCGGGCTACAGGATGGCTTCTTGAGATAG
- a CDS encoding amidohydrolase family protein: MADQDQPDTFDSRQSARLSRRKLLRLTAGATAFTFLQRRASALPLSPSRFFNSTSLERLSDRDPHLHPPILIDAQTHVWWREGGLPKIAPRGEAFLKALAGARASIIGQPVPIADMGRIMFIDDLFLKSETDIAFLNSFGMRAAFDGVDLFPPREAAMIRSMAPARIRVLGTVDPPDGQSAVESLSYQCETIKIDGLKLYPPGPDTRGWRMDDEKHTYPLYEVLRKHGVKNICVHKGLPGLFLEEFCHTEDLARAAADFPDLNFIAFHSAYPFDAELAEQAKRAKVKNIYAELGGLAYRIFAEPARYAKLMGTLLDGLGPDHILWGTDTPVIGPPHWQIQAFQAFEIPEELIEKNKYAPLTEEVKRKILGENAARIFKIDINTARKAIENDLLYKLRKDGNALPVTVDTNRLRKS, translated from the coding sequence ATGGCAGACCAGGATCAACCCGACACCTTCGATTCCCGACAATCTGCGCGACTTTCGAGACGGAAGTTGCTTCGCCTTACGGCGGGCGCAACGGCCTTCACCTTTTTACAACGCCGCGCCAGCGCCCTGCCGCTATCGCCGTCCCGCTTCTTCAATTCAACCAGCCTGGAGCGCCTTTCTGACCGCGATCCTCACCTGCATCCGCCCATCTTGATAGACGCGCAAACCCATGTCTGGTGGCGGGAAGGCGGCTTGCCTAAAATCGCGCCCAGGGGCGAAGCCTTTCTTAAGGCGCTGGCCGGGGCAAGAGCGAGCATCATCGGCCAACCTGTCCCCATTGCTGACATGGGGCGGATCATGTTCATCGATGATCTCTTCTTAAAGAGCGAGACGGACATCGCCTTTCTCAATAGCTTCGGGATGCGCGCGGCCTTTGACGGCGTAGACCTCTTCCCGCCGCGCGAAGCGGCAATGATTCGCTCGATGGCGCCGGCCCGTATCCGCGTGCTCGGCACCGTAGACCCGCCCGATGGTCAATCAGCGGTCGAGTCGCTCAGCTATCAGTGCGAGACGATTAAGATCGACGGCCTTAAACTTTACCCGCCCGGCCCGGATACGCGCGGCTGGAGGATGGACGACGAGAAACACACCTATCCGTTATACGAGGTGCTGCGCAAACATGGGGTGAAGAATATCTGCGTGCATAAAGGGCTTCCCGGCCTCTTCCTTGAAGAGTTTTGCCACACCGAAGACCTTGCGCGTGCCGCCGCCGACTTTCCCGACCTGAACTTCATCGCCTTTCACAGCGCGTATCCATTTGACGCCGAACTGGCCGAACAAGCTAAACGAGCGAAGGTTAAGAACATCTACGCCGAGCTTGGCGGGCTGGCGTACCGGATATTTGCAGAGCCAGCCAGGTATGCGAAGCTCATGGGGACGCTGCTCGATGGCCTGGGGCCGGACCACATCCTTTGGGGGACAGATACCCCTGTGATCGGGCCGCCGCACTGGCAGATTCAAGCTTTCCAAGCTTTCGAGATTCCCGAAGAATTGATTGAGAAGAATAAGTATGCGCCGCTTACGGAAGAGGTCAAGCGGAAGATACTCGGTGAAAATGCGGCGCGAATATTCAAGATCGACATCAATACGGCTCGCAAGGCTATAGAGAATGACCTCCTCTATAAGCTGCGCAAGGATGGGAATGCCTTGCCCGTTACGGTGGACACAAATAGGCTGCGAAAATCCTGA
- a CDS encoding heparan-alpha-glucosaminide N-acetyltransferase domain-containing protein, whose protein sequence is MQSAFKKHLGTQAERINAVDLLRGIVMVIMMLDHTRDYFHREALNFDPSDLTKTNTLLFFTRWVTHFCAPVFVFLAGTGAFLQIARGKSKSELSRFLITRGLWLIVLELTVIRVIVWFNLDYHFAFMLQVIWVIGVSMILLAGLIYLPLRVLAIGSIAMIALHNLLDGIKAQSPPDATGAIWMILHQQGVIFLSPGVYGLVLYPLIPWVGVLAAGYCLGAVYQWEAARRRRFLIRLGGGALAGFIVLRGLNVYGDPSRWVVQKNALFTALSFLNVTKYPPSFLFLLLTLGTALLALPWFEQRGDGFISRILITFGRVPMFFYIGQWLVAHGLAVLVGYLAGQPIGWQFVGLMDQPRPNPGNLGFGLWAVYVFWLFGLLLLYPLCRWFAEVKRRRRDWWLSYL, encoded by the coding sequence ATGCAGAGCGCCTTCAAGAAGCACCTGGGCACGCAAGCCGAGCGCATTAATGCCGTTGATCTGCTGCGCGGCATCGTGATGGTTATCATGATGCTTGATCACACGCGCGACTACTTTCATCGCGAGGCGTTAAACTTCGACCCGTCCGATCTGACGAAAACCAACACCCTACTGTTCTTCACGCGATGGGTCACGCATTTCTGTGCGCCGGTGTTTGTCTTTCTCGCAGGCACCGGCGCGTTCCTGCAAATCGCTCGTGGCAAGAGCAAATCCGAGTTATCGAGGTTTCTCATCACGCGCGGCCTCTGGTTAATTGTGCTGGAACTGACCGTCATCCGCGTCATCGTCTGGTTCAATCTCGATTATCACTTCGCCTTTATGTTGCAAGTGATATGGGTCATCGGCGTTTCGATGATCTTGCTCGCGGGCTTGATTTACCTGCCATTGCGGGTCCTGGCCATCGGGAGTATCGCCATGATCGCGCTGCATAACCTGCTCGATGGTATCAAGGCACAGTCGCCGCCTGACGCAACCGGTGCGATTTGGATGATTCTGCATCAGCAAGGAGTGATTTTTCTATCGCCCGGCGTTTACGGGCTTGTGCTTTATCCGCTGATTCCCTGGGTTGGCGTGTTAGCGGCGGGTTATTGCCTGGGTGCGGTCTATCAATGGGAGGCCGCGCGCCGTCGGCGTTTCTTAATTCGCCTGGGTGGCGGCGCGCTTGCGGGCTTCATCGTGCTGCGCGGCCTCAATGTCTATGGCGATCCGAGCCGTTGGGTGGTGCAAAAAAATGCGCTGTTTACGGCGCTTTCATTTCTGAATGTCACGAAATACCCGCCGTCGTTCTTGTTTTTGCTACTGACGCTGGGGACGGCGCTGTTGGCATTGCCCTGGTTCGAGCAAAGGGGAGATGGATTCATCTCACGCATTCTGATCACCTTCGGCCGCGTGCCGATGTTTTTCTACATTGGCCAATGGCTGGTCGCGCATGGGCTGGCGGTGCTTGTCGGTTATCTCGCCGGGCAGCCGATTGGCTGGCAGTTTGTCGGGCTGATGGATCAGCCGCGACCCAACCCCGGCAATCTGGGCTTTGGATTGTGGGCGGTGTATGTGTTCTGGCTGTTCGGGCTTTTGCTGCTCTACCCGCTTTGCCGCTGGTTTGCCGAGGTCAAGCGTCGTCGTCGCGATTGGTGGTTAAGCTATCTATAG
- a CDS encoding serine hydrolase codes for MDKLFATWDKPDSPGASLIVVKDGAVLYKHGYGVANLEYDIPITPSTVFHVASVSKEFTAFAITLLASQGKLSFDDDIHKYLPELPDYGKKITISHLIHHTSGLRDQWELLAMAGWRLDDVITKQHILKVVSHQKELNFAPGDEYLYSNTGYTLLAVIVERVTGQSFRQFTQENIFKPLGMANTHFHDDHEMIVKNRAYSYETQERGGYKLSALNYANVGATSLFTTVEDLAKWIHNFDDGRVGGKPLIEQMYQQGTLNSGKQISYAFGLDIGTYRGLKRVEHSGGDAGYRSHVLWFPSEKFGVAVLSNLAGFNPGRLAQQVANLYLADKLAPEKAKTETAEAAAVKLDPAVYDRYTGKYLLQDGTVVDITKENGRLFAQPAGGPKLDMTPESESKFLLKAFGIELAFDAIEQGKAGKFTVLTGDQTIPGKRLEMEALKPAELAEYAGDYYSDELGTTYTIAVESGQLVAQHRRHDDIKLTATQRDSFLGAQWFFQSVKFTRDKDKRVIGFRLSGSRVKNVRFDKQTSIKGL; via the coding sequence GTGGACAAACTGTTTGCGACCTGGGATAAGCCCGACAGCCCCGGCGCATCGCTCATTGTCGTCAAGGATGGGGCGGTGCTCTATAAGCACGGCTATGGCGTTGCCAATCTCGAATACGACATTCCGATTACCCCTTCGACCGTCTTTCATGTCGCGTCCGTGTCGAAGGAGTTCACCGCTTTTGCCATCACCCTACTCGCCAGTCAGGGCAAGTTATCGTTTGATGATGACATTCACAAGTACCTGCCCGAACTGCCCGACTACGGCAAGAAGATCACTATCAGCCACCTGATTCACCACACCAGCGGGCTGCGCGACCAGTGGGAGTTGCTGGCTATGGCGGGGTGGCGGCTTGACGACGTGATTACCAAGCAACACATCCTCAAGGTGGTCAGCCACCAAAAGGAACTGAACTTCGCCCCCGGCGACGAGTACCTCTACTCCAACACCGGCTACACGCTGCTGGCGGTGATCGTGGAACGGGTGACCGGGCAGTCCTTCCGCCAGTTCACCCAGGAGAACATCTTTAAGCCGCTCGGCATGGCGAATACTCACTTTCACGACGACCACGAGATGATCGTCAAAAACCGGGCCTATTCGTACGAAACGCAAGAGCGCGGCGGCTACAAGCTGAGCGCCCTGAACTATGCCAACGTCGGCGCGACCAGCCTGTTTACGACCGTCGAAGACCTGGCGAAATGGATTCATAATTTCGATGACGGAAGAGTCGGCGGCAAGCCGCTGATCGAACAGATGTACCAGCAGGGCACGCTCAACAGCGGCAAGCAGATTAGCTACGCCTTCGGACTAGACATCGGGACGTACAGAGGGTTGAAGCGGGTCGAACACAGCGGCGGCGATGCCGGCTACCGCAGCCACGTCCTCTGGTTCCCATCAGAGAAGTTCGGCGTTGCGGTGTTGAGCAACCTGGCCGGCTTCAATCCGGGCCGGCTGGCGCAACAGGTCGCCAACCTCTACCTCGCTGACAAGCTTGCGCCTGAGAAGGCGAAGACTGAAACGGCTGAGGCGGCAGCCGTTAAGCTAGACCCCGCGGTCTACGACAGGTATACCGGCAAGTACCTGCTGCAAGACGGCACGGTGGTGGACATCACTAAAGAGAATGGCCGACTTTTTGCGCAGCCGGCGGGCGGGCCGAAGCTGGATATGACACCGGAATCAGAGAGCAAGTTCCTCTTGAAGGCATTCGGCATCGAACTCGCCTTCGACGCCATAGAACAAGGCAAGGCTGGCAAATTCACCGTGCTGACGGGTGACCAAACCATTCCCGGCAAGCGGTTGGAGATGGAAGCGTTGAAGCCGGCTGAACTGGCGGAATACGCTGGCGATTACTACAGCGATGAGCTTGGCACGACTTATACGATTGCAGTCGAAAGCGGGCAGCTCGTGGCGCAGCACAGGCGGCATGACGACATTAAGCTGACGGCGACGCAGCGCGACAGCTTCCTGGGCGCTCAATGGTTCTTCCAGTCCGTGAAATTCACGCGGGACAAGGACAAACGGGTGATAGGATTCAGACTGAGTGGCAGCCGGGTTAAAAACGTTCGGTTCGACAAGCAGACGTCGATCAAGGGGCTATAG
- a CDS encoding formate dehydrogenase accessory protein FdhE produces MVGGIKHKVAWDTLIKRADLLRTQSCEVAELLTFYARLLGAQQQVHGFICGRRDWHPSGSLAQDINDLCPALRPLLEMVAASGPAQLADEARRLKQLSREDQNELLLRYWHAPSDTQFFAKAFLQPYACRLAEIDRKPVERNLEGGENRCPFCAGKPQLSVLKPQDAGGDGGGRYLLCSTCLSAWTFRRVVCANCGEEHPAQLAYFHTPEYDHLRVESCDTCGHYIKGVDLTRLGVAAPLVDEIAAAALDLWAREHGYTKIELNLVGL; encoded by the coding sequence ATGGTAGGCGGGATCAAGCATAAAGTCGCCTGGGATACCCTGATTAAGCGTGCGGACCTGCTGCGAACCCAAAGCTGTGAAGTGGCAGAGCTGTTGACCTTTTACGCCAGACTGCTCGGCGCGCAGCAGCAAGTCCACGGGTTCATTTGCGGTCGTCGCGACTGGCACCCTTCGGGATCGCTGGCGCAGGACATCAACGACCTCTGTCCGGCCTTACGCCCACTGCTAGAGATGGTTGCGGCCAGCGGGCCGGCGCAGCTCGCCGACGAAGCGCGCCGTCTTAAGCAGCTGAGCAGGGAAGACCAGAATGAATTGCTGCTGCGATATTGGCACGCGCCCTCCGACACGCAGTTCTTTGCCAAGGCCTTCCTGCAACCCTACGCCTGCCGGCTGGCCGAGATTGACCGCAAGCCGGTAGAGCGAAACTTAGAAGGCGGCGAGAATCGCTGCCCATTCTGCGCAGGCAAACCGCAACTTTCTGTGCTGAAGCCCCAGGATGCAGGCGGCGACGGCGGAGGCCGCTACCTGCTCTGCTCGACCTGCCTGTCGGCCTGGACTTTCCGGCGCGTCGTCTGCGCCAACTGTGGCGAAGAGCATCCTGCGCAACTCGCCTATTTCCACACGCCGGAATACGATCATCTTCGCGTCGAATCATGCGACACCTGCGGCCATTATATTAAGGGCGTCGATCTCACGCGGCTTGGTGTCGCCGCGCCGCTGGTTGATGAGATTGCCGCCGCCGCGCTCGATCTGTGGGCGCGCGAGCATGGTTATACCAAGATTGAATTGAACCTCGTCGGGCTATGA
- the fdnG gene encoding formate dehydrogenase-N subunit alpha → MGPTFGRGAMTNGWIDIKNTDMMLIMGGNPAENHPCGFKWPVEAKRNRNAKMIVVDPRFTRTAAVADLFLQIRAGSDIAFLGGMINYAINNNRIAWDYLKHYTNAAFIIKDGFELSEDGLFSGFDANTQVYDKATWNYQEGGNMTPAAGQSAAGAGSAAATSAGGGQASARTTAEQHQAGQQSASRPEQKKGSAQGGGSLSGGASKEKSNGGQGPLGGGHQAAGGPGASGQGGPNPPPPLPPNTAYDLSLQHPRSVFQLLKQQYARYTPEMVERITGIPRDQFLRAADLFTSVRKDGDMKKAATIIYAVGWTQHTFGTQIIRAAAMLQLLLGNVGRAGGGVNALRGHSNIQGATDMGGVFDIFPGYLKMPNPTDTDLATYLKRTTPTVSKPTEWDSYNYWSNTPKFMVSYLKATFGDAAKKENDFAFHYLPKIDRRYSWVEMWDRMYTGEVKGHIAFGMNGVMIGPNSQKNIEALKKADWLVVCEVFADETSEFWRSPGITPDEMKNIKTAVYRLPGAGFAEKDGTFVNSARWLQWKYIALPTPGQARMDQEILARIFLKVRELYQKEGGKFPDAILNASWAYSNPTNPPLAEVAKEINGRALADLTDEKQPGVTIKAGQQLPGFAWLRDDGTTMCGNWLYSGSWTEAGAQSQRRGTDDPSGLGVYANWAWSWPANRRVMYNRASCDPAGKPWDTERKQVWWNESAGRWVGNDVPDFKADSKPAEHMGPFIMNPEGVGRIFAPLAAFAEGPFPEHYEPIESPVANPLHPAQSTNPVVKKFKTDLDKYGTPDQGFNVVCTTYRLTEHYHYWTKNNPMSVELVPEPFVEIPAELADEMGLRGGEKVRVTSARNSYVAKALVTRRIKSMMIDGKKTYQIGIPIHWGYRGIKEDEGKTALDPTNLLSPTVMDPNAYTPEFKGFLVKIEKA, encoded by the coding sequence TTGGGACCAACTTTCGGGCGCGGCGCGATGACCAACGGCTGGATCGATATCAAGAACACCGACATGATGTTGATCATGGGCGGCAACCCCGCCGAGAACCACCCCTGCGGCTTTAAGTGGCCGGTCGAAGCCAAGCGCAACCGCAACGCCAAGATGATCGTCGTTGACCCGCGCTTCACGCGCACGGCGGCGGTCGCCGACCTCTTCTTACAGATTCGTGCCGGCTCAGACATCGCCTTCCTCGGCGGCATGATCAACTATGCGATCAACAATAACCGTATCGCCTGGGATTACCTCAAGCATTACACCAACGCCGCCTTCATCATCAAGGATGGGTTCGAGCTGTCCGAAGACGGACTCTTTTCAGGCTTCGATGCCAACACCCAGGTTTACGACAAGGCGACGTGGAATTACCAGGAGGGCGGCAACATGACGCCTGCTGCCGGACAATCGGCTGCGGGAGCCGGTTCTGCGGCGGCAACCTCTGCCGGCGGCGGCCAGGCTTCAGCGCGGACGACTGCTGAGCAACATCAGGCGGGACAGCAATCCGCGTCGCGCCCCGAGCAGAAGAAAGGGTCGGCGCAAGGCGGCGGAAGTCTGTCCGGTGGCGCGTCGAAAGAAAAGAGCAATGGCGGCCAGGGGCCGCTCGGCGGCGGCCATCAGGCCGCGGGCGGGCCGGGCGCATCCGGGCAAGGCGGCCCCAACCCGCCGCCGCCGCTCCCGCCCAACACCGCCTATGATCTGTCGCTTCAGCACCCACGCTCGGTCTTTCAACTGCTCAAGCAGCAGTACGCGCGCTATACGCCGGAGATGGTCGAGCGCATCACCGGCATCCCGCGCGACCAGTTCCTCAGAGCCGCCGACCTCTTCACCTCTGTGCGCAAGGATGGCGACATGAAGAAGGCGGCGACGATCATCTACGCCGTCGGCTGGACGCAGCACACCTTCGGCACGCAGATCATCCGCGCGGCGGCCATGCTGCAACTGCTGCTCGGCAACGTCGGGCGGGCGGGCGGCGGGGTCAATGCGCTGCGCGGCCACTCGAACATTCAGGGCGCTACAGACATGGGCGGCGTCTTCGACATCTTTCCCGGCTACCTGAAGATGCCGAACCCGACCGACACGGACCTTGCGACTTATCTCAAGCGCACGACGCCGACCGTCTCAAAGCCCACCGAATGGGATTCGTATAATTACTGGTCGAACACGCCAAAATTCATGGTGTCGTACCTCAAAGCGACGTTCGGCGACGCGGCGAAGAAGGAGAACGATTTCGCTTTCCACTATCTGCCGAAGATCGACCGGCGCTATTCCTGGGTCGAGATGTGGGATCGCATGTACACAGGCGAGGTCAAAGGCCACATCGCCTTCGGCATGAACGGCGTGATGATCGGCCCGAACTCGCAGAAGAATATCGAAGCCTTAAAGAAGGCCGACTGGCTGGTCGTCTGCGAAGTCTTCGCCGACGAGACGAGCGAGTTCTGGCGCTCGCCGGGCATCACTCCCGACGAGATGAAGAATATCAAGACGGCGGTCTACCGCCTACCGGGCGCCGGGTTTGCCGAGAAGGACGGCACCTTCGTCAACTCGGCGCGCTGGCTGCAATGGAAGTACATCGCGCTGCCGACTCCGGGGCAGGCACGGATGGATCAGGAGATTCTGGCGCGAATCTTTTTAAAGGTGCGCGAGCTTTACCAGAAGGAGGGCGGCAAGTTTCCTGACGCGATTCTTAACGCCAGTTGGGCTTACTCGAACCCGACCAACCCGCCGCTCGCCGAAGTCGCCAAAGAGATCAATGGCCGGGCGCTCGCCGACCTCACCGACGAGAAACAGCCCGGCGTCACGATCAAAGCCGGCCAGCAATTGCCGGGCTTCGCCTGGCTGCGCGACGACGGCACCACGATGTGCGGCAACTGGCTCTACAGCGGCTCATGGACTGAAGCCGGGGCGCAGTCGCAACGGCGCGGCACCGACGACCCGTCGGGACTCGGCGTCTACGCCAACTGGGCATGGTCGTGGCCGGCGAATCGTCGCGTGATGTACAACCGTGCCTCGTGCGACCCGGCGGGCAAGCCCTGGGACACGGAGCGCAAGCAGGTCTGGTGGAACGAATCGGCGGGGCGCTGGGTTGGCAACGATGTGCCCGACTTCAAGGCGGACTCGAAGCCTGCCGAGCACATGGGGCCGTTCATCATGAACCCCGAAGGCGTCGGGCGCATCTTCGCGCCGCTGGCGGCTTTTGCCGAAGGGCCTTTCCCCGAACATTACGAGCCGATTGAAAGCCCGGTTGCCAACCCGCTGCACCCGGCGCAATCTACCAACCCTGTGGTCAAGAAGTTCAAGACCGACCTGGACAAGTATGGCACGCCCGACCAGGGCTTCAATGTGGTCTGCACCACTTACCGGCTGACCGAGCACTATCACTACTGGACGAAGAACAACCCGATGAGCGTCGAGCTGGTGCCGGAGCCCTTCGTCGAGATTCCCGCCGAGCTTGCCGATGAAATGGGCCTGCGCGGTGGTGAAAAAGTCCGCGTCACCAGCGCGCGCAATTCTTACGTCGCCAAGGCGCTGGTGACGCGGCGCATCAAGTCGATGATGATCGACGGGAAAAAGACTTACCAGATCGGCATCCCCATCCACTGGGGCTATCGCGGCATCAAGGAAGATGAGGGCAAGACGGCGCTCGACCCGACCAACCTGCTGTCGCCGACGGTGATGGACCCGAACGCCTACACGCCGGAGTTCAAAGGCTTCCTCGTGAAAATCGAGAAAGCATAA
- the fdxH gene encoding formate dehydrogenase subunit beta — protein MDIERTLQIKAISGHPGTVPGRDARRELEVAKLIDVTTCIGCKACEVACVEWNDHPFRETVFDNTYQTMPTTEWNYYNLIKFNEHQDGDGNFQWLMRKDQCMHCADPGCLRACPADGAIVQYANGIVDFQQQNCIGCQYCVSGCPFNIPRFNTVTKKVYKCTLCSDRVGAGLEPACIKACPTGCLHFGTKDEMKAMAETRAAQLRDDPLFPRPNAGVYDPQSIGGTHVLYVLHDITQPELYGGLPANPQIPVSFTFWKYLVKPIGLFITMMGLLAVFFHYIFTGPKLPQPEAPVREEDL, from the coding sequence ATGGACATTGAAAGAACCCTGCAAATCAAAGCCATCTCCGGTCATCCCGGCACCGTGCCCGGTCGTGACGCCAGGCGCGAGCTGGAGGTCGCCAAGCTGATCGATGTGACCACCTGCATCGGCTGCAAAGCCTGCGAGGTCGCCTGCGTCGAATGGAACGATCACCCATTTCGCGAGACCGTTTTCGATAACACTTACCAGACGATGCCGACGACCGAGTGGAACTACTACAACCTCATCAAGTTCAACGAGCACCAGGACGGCGACGGCAATTTTCAATGGCTGATGCGCAAAGATCAGTGCATGCACTGCGCCGACCCTGGCTGCTTGCGCGCCTGCCCTGCGGATGGAGCGATTGTTCAGTACGCCAACGGCATCGTCGATTTTCAACAACAGAACTGCATCGGCTGCCAGTACTGCGTCTCGGGGTGCCCCTTCAACATTCCGCGCTTCAACACGGTCACCAAGAAGGTCTACAAGTGCACGCTCTGCTCGGATCGCGTCGGCGCAGGGCTTGAGCCGGCCTGCATCAAAGCCTGCCCGACCGGCTGCCTGCACTTCGGAACCAAAGACGAGATGAAGGCGATGGCCGAAACGCGCGCCGCGCAGTTACGCGACGACCCGCTGTTCCCCCGACCGAATGCCGGCGTCTACGATCCGCAGTCTATCGGCGGCACGCATGTGCTCTACGTGCTGCACGACATCACCCAGCCGGAATTGTATGGCGGATTGCCAGCCAATCCGCAGATTCCTGTGAGCTTCACCTTCTGGAAATACCTGGTCAAGCCCATCGGCCTGTTTATCACGATGATGGGGTTGCTGGCGGTTTTCTTCCACTACATCTTCACCGGCCCGAAGCTGCCGCAGCCCGAAGCCCCCGTGCGAGAGGAGGACCTATGA